TGACGACTCGAGATACGGGTCGTGCGCGAGCACGGTCATCCCGAAGGCGGCGCACTTGACGGCGACCTGGCTACCGATCCGGCCAAGCCCGACGATTCCCACGGTCTGACCGCGCAGGCGCCGGATGCCGAAGAAGTCGGGACCGGAGTAGACCTTCCATTCACCGCTTTCGGCCTTGCGGGCAAAGGGAATCAGTCGGCGCTGGATCGCGAGCAGCAGCGCCATCGCGTGATCGGACACCTCGTCCGTGCAGTAGCCGGCCACGTTGGTGACCGGGATCGAGGCGGCCGCGGCAGCGGCGGCGTCGACCGCGTCCATGCCGACGCTGTAGCAGATGACGCCGGCGCAGCGGGTCAGGTGGGCGAAGAGCTCGGACGGGAACGGACCGGAGACGATGAGGACGTCGGCACGCTGCAACTGCTCGATGCTCGCGCGCTCGGTGTCCGGCACCACGAGGGCCACCCCTTCGGCTGCCAGCAGTTCACGCTCACGGTCGTACACCCAGTCCAGGTCGCGGATCGGGTCCCAGATGAGGACGCTCGGATCGTCCGGTGTCATCGGGCGATTCGCTCGGTCGAGACCGCGTCGAACAGATGCACCGAGCCGGGTTTGACCTCTGCGACCACGTGGTCACCGAGCGCAATCGGCAGGTCCGGCGCCACCCGGGCAGTGACGTTGGTGCCGCCGACTGCCAGCTCGACGAAGGTGTCCGAGCCGGTCGGTTCGAGCAGTTCGACCTGAGCCTTGAACGTCATCGGCGAGCTGTAGGCGCCGGCGGCGATCGACACGTGCTCGGCGCGGAATCCCGCGAACACGTTCGGCCAGTCCCCGTCGCGCAGCCCGAGCGCCGCCGCCGAGCCGAGCCCGATGCGGATGTCCTCGCCGACGAACTCGACGTTCTCCCCGTCCCGCGCGAGGCTGCCCGCGACCAGGCTCATCCGCGGCTTGCCGATGAACGTTGCCACGTAGGTGTTGGCCGGCCGGTTGTAGATCTCCTGCTGCGAGCCGTACTGCACGACCCGTCCCTCGCTCATCACGGCGATCAGGTCCGACAGACCCATCGCCTCCTCCTGGTCGTGGGTCACGAAGATGGTCGTCGTGCCCAGGCTCAGGTGCAACCGCTTGACCTCGGTGCGCATGCGCGAACGCAACGCCGCGTCGAGGTTGCTGAACGGCTCGTCGAGCAGGAACACCCGCGGCCGCTTCACCATCGCCCGACCGAGCGCCACGCGCTGCTGCTGGCCGCCGGACAACTGCGCCGGCTTCCGGTCGAGCAGGTGGTCGATCGCGAGGATCCGCGCAACCTCGGTGACCCGTTGCTTGATCTCGCTCTTGGACGTCCGCAGCAGCTTCAGCGAGAAGGCCATGTTCCCGTAGACGCTCATGTGCGGGTACAGCGCGTAGTTCTGGAACACGATCGCCATGCCCCGCTCGTTGGGCGGGACCTTGGTGATGTCTCGGTCGCCCACGAAGATCGAACCCCCGTCGGGCGAGTCCAGGCCGGCGATCAGGTTCAGCGTCGTCGTCTTTCCGCAGCCGGACGGGCCGAGCAGCGTGATGAACTTGCCCTCGGGCAGTTCGATGGACATCTCGTCCAGAACCGTGACCTTGCCGTAGCGCCGCGAGACCTTCGCCAGCCGCACCGACGCTGCGTTATTCATGTCAGGCCTCCTGATCGATCTGCACCGGGGCGCCACTTCGTGCGGACAACGCCACGGCGTCCAGCATGAGCTGCGTCCGCACGCCTTCCGAGCCGCTCACCAGTGGATCGGTGCCGTGCTCGACCGCCGCGACGAGATCGTCCAGTTCCCGGCGATAGGCCTCCAGTCGGACCGAGTTCACCGCATCGAGAGGGTCGAACGGCGGCTGGCTGTAGACCGTCTCCCACTTGTCGTCCTTGCCGAGCCGCACCTCGCCGTAGGCGTCGACGTCGAGCAGCCCCTCCGAGCCGGTGACGAGGAACTGCAACGCCGATCCCAGCCCGGGCCGCGGTACCTCGTATGTCATCCAGACACTGGCCAGCACACCGTCTTCGAACCGGTACTGGGCCATCACGCTCTGGGCCTCCGGACCGGTCCGGCTGTAGTGCGCCGCCTGCGCGAAGGCCGTCACCACGCGTGATCCCACCAGCCAGCGCAGCACGTCGCAGCCGTGGGCACCCCAGTCGTCGAACACGCGCATCTGCTCGGTGTCGAGCTTCCACTCGTCCGCTGTCTCGGTCATGTCCCACCAGTGGTCGACCCCGGTGACCCGCACCATGCGCACCTGGCCGATGGCCCCGGAGTCGATCACCTGCTTGGCCGTCATCGGTGCGTTCCGGAACCGGTGCTGCGAGACGACCGCCAGCTTGACTCCGGCGTCGCGGCAGGCGGCGACCATGGTGCGGCAGTCGTCGGCGTCCGGTGCCATCGGCTTCTCCACCAGCACGTGCTTGCCCGCGCGCGCGGCCGCCACCACCTGGTCCCGATGGGCCCGGGGTGGCGAGGTGATGATCACGGCGGCGACGTCCGCGCGCTCGATCAGGGCCTGGACACTGCTCTCCTCGGGGACGCCGTAGTCGCCGGCCAGGCCGGCTGCTCGGCGGCCCCCGGCCACCGCCCGCAGCGGTGTGCCCGGAGCCATTCGGGCGACCTGGGACCAGGTTCGCCCCATGAACCCCCCACCGACGACGCCGATGCCGAACTCCATATCGATCCTTTCGTTCTAGCCGCGGCGTCGCCGGTCCCGTTCAGTTCGAGGCGATGTAGTCGACGACGAGCTTCTTTACCGCCTTCACGGTTTCCGACTGGGCCTTCGCCGCGTCCCAAGTCCCCTTGGAGATGTTGGTCAGGCCGAGCAGGAACGGCGCGTTCCAGTTGAACGGGGCGTTGCCCGGCCAGGTCAGCTGGTGCTTGGACTGCTCGGCGAGCAGCGGCGCGATCGGGAACGAGGCGGCGACGTCCTTGTCGCCGCTGACCGAGATACTGCTCGTCGGCAGCACGGTGCCCGCCTTGCCGAGCACCAGTTGCTTCTGGAAGTCCGGCGACACCGTGTACTTCACGAAGTCGAGCGCGGCGTCCTTGTTCTTGCCGAACTTGTTCACCCCGAGGCCCTCGGCAACGATGACGCTGCCGGACGTCCCCGGATCGATGCCGGGCATGATGACGACGCCGACGTCCTCCTTCTTGATCTTCAGCTTGAAGGCGGGATCCGAGCCGAGGACCTGGCTCCAGAAGCCGGCTGTGTTGATCTCCGACGCGCCGAGGTTCTGGTTGAACAGGAGCTGGGTGTCCGCGTCACCGGTCGCGTTGGCCGCCGCGATCCCGAAGAACTGCTTCTTGAACCCGTCCTCGACCGTCTGCCAGGTCTTGAGCGCCTTGTCGTTGTCGAACAGGACCTCGGTCTTGTCATCGTTGAACATCTGGCCGCCGAGGGAGTTGTACATGCTGATCCAGTACGGAACTCCGATGGTGTTCCACGGCGTGACGTTCGCGGCGCGTCCCCCGGTGTTCAGCTTGGGCGCGAGGTCGTACAGCTCGGACCAGGTCGTCGGTACCTTCTCCGGGTCCAGGCCGGCGTCCTTCCAGTCCTGCTTGTTGTAGATGAAGAACTCCATGTCCGCGAACAGCGGAGCTGCGTACAGCTTGCCGCCCTTCTTCAGCTGGTTCAGCGCCGCCGGAATGAGGTCCTTGGTGATGCCACCCAGGTCGCCCAGGTCGTCGTAGATCCGGTCACCGAAGTTGGAGACGAAGTCGACCGAGCCGAACAGGACGTCGAAATGCGGGTCCTTGGACACGATCATCGTCGCGTAGTCGGTGGCTCGCTCGGCGTACGGGATCACGACGGCGTTGACCTTGCCGCCGGTCTTGGCGGCCCACAGCGCCCCCGCCGCCTGCGCCGGCTGGACTCCGGTGGGGTTGCAGCCGACGTTGAGGGTGACGCCCTGGAACGCGTTCGGTCCGGTCTTGACCGGCTTCGAGCTCTTGTCGGCGTTGTTGCTCTTCTTGTCGCTGCTGCAGGCGGCCAGCAGC
This genomic stretch from Jatrophihabitans cynanchi harbors:
- a CDS encoding ABC transporter substrate-binding protein; translation: MTERDLITHVASVSGSGVSRRGFLTAGALATLGASTLLAACSSDKKSNNADKSSKPVKTGPNAFQGVTLNVGCNPTGVQPAQAAGALWAAKTGGKVNAVVIPYAERATDYATMIVSKDPHFDVLFGSVDFVSNFGDRIYDDLGDLGGITKDLIPAALNQLKKGGKLYAAPLFADMEFFIYNKQDWKDAGLDPEKVPTTWSELYDLAPKLNTGGRAANVTPWNTIGVPYWISMYNSLGGQMFNDDKTEVLFDNDKALKTWQTVEDGFKKQFFGIAAANATGDADTQLLFNQNLGASEINTAGFWSQVLGSDPAFKLKIKKEDVGVVIMPGIDPGTSGSVIVAEGLGVNKFGKNKDAALDFVKYTVSPDFQKQLVLGKAGTVLPTSSISVSGDKDVAASFPIAPLLAEQSKHQLTWPGNAPFNWNAPFLLGLTNISKGTWDAAKAQSETVKAVKKLVVDYIASN
- a CDS encoding NAD(P)-dependent oxidoreductase: MTPDDPSVLIWDPIRDLDWVYDRERELLAAEGVALVVPDTERASIEQLQRADVLIVSGPFPSELFAHLTRCAGVICYSVGMDAVDAAAAAAASIPVTNVAGYCTDEVSDHAMALLLAIQRRLIPFARKAESGEWKVYSGPDFFGIRRLRGQTVGIVGLGRIGSQVAVKCAAFGMTVLAHDPYLESSPLDFVRLCGLDDLLGRSEVVVLCSALTDSSRRLLDAARIATLRPGAVIVNVARGALIDEAALLEALAAGRIGAAGLDVRAQEPPPDDDPLRELPNVVLTQHMAATSQEARDDLHVFAARRAIELLERAGRAPARRGA
- a CDS encoding ABC transporter ATP-binding protein, whose protein sequence is MNNAASVRLAKVSRRYGKVTVLDEMSIELPEGKFITLLGPSGCGKTTTLNLIAGLDSPDGGSIFVGDRDITKVPPNERGMAIVFQNYALYPHMSVYGNMAFSLKLLRTSKSEIKQRVTEVARILAIDHLLDRKPAQLSGGQQQRVALGRAMVKRPRVFLLDEPFSNLDAALRSRMRTEVKRLHLSLGTTTIFVTHDQEEAMGLSDLIAVMSEGRVVQYGSQQEIYNRPANTYVATFIGKPRMSLVAGSLARDGENVEFVGEDIRIGLGSAAALGLRDGDWPNVFAGFRAEHVSIAAGAYSSPMTFKAQVELLEPTGSDTFVELAVGGTNVTARVAPDLPIALGDHVVAEVKPGSVHLFDAVSTERIAR
- a CDS encoding Gfo/Idh/MocA family protein — its product is MEFGIGVVGGGFMGRTWSQVARMAPGTPLRAVAGGRRAAGLAGDYGVPEESSVQALIERADVAAVIITSPPRAHRDQVVAAARAGKHVLVEKPMAPDADDCRTMVAACRDAGVKLAVVSQHRFRNAPMTAKQVIDSGAIGQVRMVRVTGVDHWWDMTETADEWKLDTEQMRVFDDWGAHGCDVLRWLVGSRVVTAFAQAAHYSRTGPEAQSVMAQYRFEDGVLASVWMTYEVPRPGLGSALQFLVTGSEGLLDVDAYGEVRLGKDDKWETVYSQPPFDPLDAVNSVRLEAYRRELDDLVAAVEHGTDPLVSGSEGVRTQLMLDAVALSARSGAPVQIDQEA